In Phaseolus vulgaris cultivar G19833 chromosome 10, P. vulgaris v2.0, whole genome shotgun sequence, a single genomic region encodes these proteins:
- the LOC137818589 gene encoding putative cyclin-D7-1, whose protein sequence is MVYECMDNLLCDEVWLSNNSENTFEEVGDFVVSLKSYENKEFEEAFTLYLEKEASSLPEHNYAKYLHSNNLFLPRCRVIQWLVKCGSHFNLSFGTVFLAVNYLDRFVSICQSNDWKYWMLELLSIACLSVAIKFNEKSPLSLHEIQVEGLNYSFQSSVILKMELILLKALGWHLNSVTTYSFVEMLDIHFFQSHLYQKLISPATQLLLQATLDQKMVEFRPSTVAISALWCSLDQLYPPTADSYIAYILRLLSQTQKDDIIKCHELMQRQAPVCCENHHHCPLSPTTVLFNT, encoded by the exons TGAAGAAGTTGGTGACTTTGTTGTTTCACTCAAGAGTTATGAAAACAAAGAGTTTGAAGAGGCTTTTACACTGTATCTAGAGAAGGAGGCTTCTTCTTTGCCTGAACACAACTATGCAAAGTACTTACACTCCAACAATTTGTTTCTTCCTAGGTGCAGAGTTATTCAATGGCTTGTCAAG TGTGGAAGTCACTTTAATCTTTCTTTTGGAACAGTTTTCTTGGCTGTTAATTATCTTGATCGCTTTGTGTCCATTTGTCAAAGCAAT GATTGGAAATACTGGATGCTTGAATTGCTTTCTATTGCTTGCTTATCAGTTGCCATAAAGTTCAATGAGAAGTCACCACTTTCCTTGCATGAAATTCAG GTGGAGGGCTTGAATTACTCATTCCAATCAAGTGTAATTTTGAAAATGGAGCTGATCCTGTTGAAGGCATTGGGGTGGCACCTTAACTCTGTCACAACTTATTCTTTTGTGGAAATGCTGGATATTCATTTCTTCCAATCTCATCTTTATCAGAAGCTCATTTCACCAGCCACTCAACTCCTTCTCCAAGCTACTTTAG ATCAGAAAATGGTGGAATTCAGGCCAAGCACTGTTGCCATATCTGCACTGTGGTGCAGTCTAGACCAGTTATATCCACCAACAGCAGATAGTTACATTGCTTATATTCTCAGACTCTTGAGCCAAACTCAGAAG GATGATATCATCAAGTGTCATGAGTTGATGCAAAGACAAGCTCCAGTGTGCTGTGAAAATCACCACCATTGCCCTTTAAGCCCAACAACAGTACTGTTCAACACATGA